A DNA window from Xanthomonas campestris pv. campestris str. ATCC 33913 contains the following coding sequences:
- a CDS encoding endonuclease/exonuclease/phosphatase family protein, translating to MINVLTLNAHMGFDLLKRRFILAALREAIREVCAEIVCLQEVLGEHALHARRHAQWPAVAHYEYLAEMLWPQFSYGRNAVYPHGHHGNAVLSKFPISSFANHDVSVPGHEPRGVLHAVLQVPGWSEELQVFCVHLGLHEAHRQQQIGLLCARVAALSADAPVVVAGDFNDWRARGHPLLTRCGLVEAVECMHGRVARSFPSRFPVLPLDRIYLRNLRVVQARVLSGLPWSRLSDHLPLLASIAP from the coding sequence TTGATCAATGTCCTGACCCTCAATGCCCACATGGGCTTTGACCTGCTCAAGCGGCGCTTCATTCTTGCCGCGTTGCGTGAGGCCATTCGCGAGGTCTGCGCCGAGATCGTGTGCCTGCAGGAAGTCCTGGGCGAACACGCGCTGCACGCCCGGCGACACGCGCAGTGGCCTGCCGTGGCGCATTACGAATATCTCGCGGAAATGCTGTGGCCGCAGTTCTCCTATGGGCGCAATGCGGTGTATCCGCACGGGCACCATGGCAATGCGGTGTTGTCGAAGTTTCCTATCTCAAGTTTCGCCAATCACGATGTGTCCGTGCCCGGCCACGAGCCACGGGGGGTACTGCACGCGGTGCTGCAGGTGCCGGGCTGGTCGGAGGAGCTACAGGTGTTCTGCGTGCACCTCGGCTTGCACGAAGCGCACCGGCAGCAGCAGATCGGCCTGCTGTGCGCGCGGGTGGCTGCGCTCTCGGCCGATGCGCCGGTCGTGGTGGCGGGCGACTTCAACGACTGGCGGGCGCGCGGCCATCCGCTGCTCACGCGCTGTGGTCTGGTCGAGGCCGTCGAATGCATGCACGGGCGCGTGGCGCGCAGCTTTCCCTCGCGCTTTCCGGTCTTGCCGCTGGACCGCATCTATCTGCGCAATCTGCGGGTGGTGCAGGCGCGCGTCCTGTCCGGTCTGCCGTGGTCGCGGCTCTCCGATCATCTGCCGTTATTGGCGAGTATCGCGCCATGA
- the clsB gene encoding cardiolipin synthase ClsB: MSRQPALCWRQGHRMRLLENGENYFARFYQMIAAAQDEILLETFILFEDAVGLQLQQHLIDAAQRGVRVHLLVDAFGSCALSPRYARDLAEAGVQLRLFDPEPTPLRRRINMFRRLHRKLLVVDQAIAFVGGINYSADQLAGSGPQGKQDYAIELQGPVVCDIAAFMQQAARGSGAGEGWTPDPSSPASTAAESGEVCFIARDNGSRSRSIEQAYRQAFADARQEIIIANAYFFPGYGCLRDLCAAARRGVHVRLIVQGQPDTPLALLAARLLYRQLLAAGVQIFEYCERPFHGKVAVIDGYWSTVGSSNLDPLSLALNLEANVLVRNHAFAEVLRERL, translated from the coding sequence ATGAGCCGGCAGCCCGCGCTCTGCTGGCGCCAAGGGCATCGCATGCGTCTGCTGGAAAATGGCGAGAACTACTTCGCACGCTTTTACCAGATGATCGCCGCCGCGCAAGACGAGATTCTGCTGGAAACGTTCATCCTGTTCGAGGATGCGGTGGGCCTGCAATTGCAGCAGCACCTGATCGACGCGGCACAACGCGGCGTGCGGGTACACCTGCTGGTGGATGCATTCGGCTCGTGCGCATTGTCCCCGCGGTACGCACGCGACCTTGCCGAGGCGGGCGTGCAGCTGCGCCTGTTCGACCCGGAGCCCACACCGCTGCGCAGGCGCATCAATATGTTCCGCCGCCTGCATCGCAAGCTGCTCGTCGTCGATCAGGCCATTGCCTTCGTCGGCGGCATCAATTATTCGGCCGATCAACTGGCCGGGTCAGGGCCGCAGGGCAAACAGGATTACGCCATCGAGCTGCAGGGGCCGGTGGTGTGTGATATCGCTGCCTTCATGCAGCAGGCCGCGCGTGGCAGCGGGGCCGGCGAGGGCTGGACGCCGGATCCGTCATCACCCGCATCAACAGCTGCCGAGAGCGGCGAGGTTTGCTTTATCGCGCGTGACAACGGCTCACGCTCGCGCAGCATCGAACAGGCGTACCGGCAGGCATTTGCCGATGCGCGGCAGGAAATCATCATCGCCAACGCGTACTTCTTCCCGGGCTACGGATGTCTGCGTGATCTGTGTGCGGCCGCGCGGCGCGGCGTCCACGTGCGCCTCATCGTGCAGGGACAACCCGACACCCCGCTTGCCTTGTTGGCAGCGCGTTTGCTGTACCGCCAGTTGCTCGCTGCCGGGGTGCAGATCTTCGAGTACTGCGAGCGACCGTTCCATGGCAAGGTTGCGGTGATCGATGGGTATTGGAGCACGGTCGGTTCCAGCAACCTGGACCCACTCAGCCTGGCACTGAACCTGGAGGCGAACGTGCTGGTACGCAACCATGCCTTCGCAGAGGTCTTGCGTGAGCGCTTGTAA
- a CDS encoding gamma-glutamyltransferase family protein: MLHTLRARRGMVVAPHHLAAQAGRDILRAGGNAIEAAVATAACLAVVYPHMTGIGGDGFWLIHEPDGRVHAIDACGRAAQAATLDFYRGHTHIPWRGPGAANTVAGTVSGWALALQHGGGTLPLQQLLEEAIHHAEVGVPITLGGAHIAASKGDELRCLPGAYARIFEPRGAPLHEGAVLQQPQLARTLQRLAHDGLDSFYRGALADDIAADLRVLGSPLHADDLATHTAEASVPLSVAIAGARLYNHAPPTQGLASLLILALFDRLPATQADSFAHLHGLIEATKQAFLIRDAHIGDSAWMTLDAQALLDDSAALDALAARIDLHAALPWPQPSQAGDTVWFGAIDAQGRAVSCIQSTYFEFGSGLVLPHTGITWQNRGCSFRLATDGWNALAPGRKPFHTLNPALATFDDGRVMAYGTMGGEGQPQTQAALFSRYAHFGMPLQQAITAPRWLLGRTWGDDSTTLKLEDRFDPAVVQALRDAGHAVELLPAYSSVMGHAGALVREVTGVVSGASDPRSDGAVAGW, translated from the coding sequence ATGCTGCACACCTTGCGCGCACGCCGCGGCATGGTGGTCGCGCCTCACCATCTGGCCGCGCAGGCCGGGCGCGACATCCTGCGCGCCGGCGGCAACGCCATCGAAGCAGCGGTGGCCACCGCCGCCTGTCTGGCCGTGGTGTATCCGCACATGACCGGCATCGGCGGCGATGGCTTCTGGCTGATCCACGAACCCGATGGCCGCGTACACGCCATCGACGCCTGCGGCCGTGCCGCACAGGCGGCCACGCTGGACTTCTATCGCGGCCACACCCACATCCCCTGGCGCGGCCCGGGCGCCGCCAATACCGTGGCCGGCACCGTCTCCGGCTGGGCGCTTGCGCTCCAGCACGGTGGTGGCACGCTCCCGCTGCAGCAGCTGCTGGAAGAGGCCATCCACCATGCCGAGGTGGGCGTGCCGATCACGCTCGGCGGTGCGCACATCGCCGCCAGCAAGGGCGATGAACTGCGTTGCCTGCCGGGCGCCTATGCGCGCATCTTCGAGCCGCGCGGCGCGCCCCTGCACGAGGGCGCCGTGCTGCAGCAACCCCAGCTCGCGCGCACCCTGCAACGGCTGGCGCACGATGGCCTGGACAGTTTCTACCGCGGCGCGCTCGCCGATGACATCGCCGCCGACCTACGCGTACTCGGCAGCCCGTTGCATGCGGATGACCTGGCCACACACACCGCCGAGGCCAGCGTGCCGCTCTCAGTCGCCATCGCCGGTGCACGTTTGTATAACCACGCACCGCCCACGCAAGGGCTGGCCTCGCTGTTGATCCTGGCGCTGTTCGACCGCCTGCCGGCCACGCAGGCAGACAGTTTCGCGCACCTGCATGGCCTGATCGAAGCCACCAAACAGGCCTTCCTGATTCGCGACGCCCACATCGGCGACAGCGCCTGGATGACGCTCGACGCACAAGCCCTGCTCGACGACAGCGCTGCGCTGGACGCACTGGCCGCCCGCATCGACCTGCACGCGGCCCTGCCCTGGCCGCAGCCCTCGCAGGCCGGCGACACCGTCTGGTTCGGCGCCATCGACGCGCAGGGCCGCGCGGTGAGCTGCATCCAGTCCACCTATTTCGAATTCGGCTCCGGCCTGGTGCTGCCGCATACCGGCATCACCTGGCAGAATCGCGGCTGCAGCTTTCGCCTCGCCACCGACGGCTGGAATGCACTCGCCCCAGGGCGTAAACCGTTCCACACCCTCAACCCCGCCCTGGCCACCTTCGACGATGGCCGCGTCATGGCCTACGGCACCATGGGCGGCGAAGGCCAACCGCAGACCCAGGCCGCGCTGTTCTCGCGCTACGCCCACTTCGGCATGCCGTTGCAACAGGCCATCACCGCACCGCGCTGGCTGCTCGGCCGCACCTGGGGCGACGACAGCACCACGTTGAAGCTGGAAGACCGCTTCGACCCGGCCGTGGTGCAAGCACTGCGCGACGCCGGCCACGCCGTCGAACTGTTACCGGCCTATAGCTCGGTGATGGGGCATGCTGGCGCCCTGGTGCGTGAGGTCACCGGCGTGGTGAGTGGTGCGAGCGACCCAAGATCGGATGGTGCGGTGGCTGGGTGGTGA
- a CDS encoding AtzE family amidohydrolase, translating to MQLPAQWQAGIDRNTEVLRGHAQLLASFNAPRPASPDTSTSRGQIASIVGSTRSQPAQAARLATQTLGRINQANDGLHAITRLLPARAAADAARVQAALAGGSDGGALAGVPFVVKDLFDVAGQVTTAGAALRAQSAPATRDAAVVQRLSDAGAVLVGTANMDEFAYGFATVNAHYGTTANPHDHRHLAGGSSGGSAAAVAAGWVPFALGSDTNGSIRVPAALCGVYGLRPTHGTLPLQGVFPFVDALDVVGPFATSVADLRRVYEVMHGHPVPACSVETLRIAQLGGWFQRNLDPELEAGLGTLLTAIGSTTIMELPDAERARAAAFVLTAAEGGHRHRNALSTQAAQFDPATRDRLLAGLQLPASAVADAQQFAHWFARAMRTLWDRVDVLIAPATPGVAPRIDQESIIIDGLPVSARANLGIFTQPLGLAACPVLAAPLPRPGRLPLGVQLIAAPGREDRLFALAAQLERDGLLAFSAPAETR from the coding sequence ATGCAACTCCCCGCGCAGTGGCAGGCCGGCATCGATCGCAACACCGAGGTCCTGCGTGGTCACGCGCAGCTGCTCGCCAGCTTCAACGCACCGCGCCCCGCATCACCGGACACAAGCACTTCGCGCGGGCAGATCGCCTCCATCGTCGGCAGCACGCGCAGCCAGCCCGCACAGGCGGCGCGCCTGGCCACCCAGACACTGGGCCGCATCAATCAGGCCAACGATGGCCTGCATGCCATCACCCGCTTGTTGCCGGCGCGCGCCGCGGCCGATGCCGCGCGCGTGCAGGCCGCGCTGGCCGGCGGCAGCGATGGCGGCGCGCTGGCCGGCGTGCCGTTCGTGGTCAAGGATCTGTTCGATGTGGCCGGGCAGGTCACCACCGCCGGTGCTGCGCTGCGCGCACAAAGCGCGCCGGCCACGCGCGATGCGGCCGTGGTGCAGCGCCTGAGCGATGCCGGTGCAGTGCTGGTGGGCACCGCCAACATGGACGAATTTGCCTACGGCTTTGCCACCGTCAACGCGCATTACGGCACCACCGCCAATCCGCACGACCATCGCCATCTGGCCGGCGGCTCGTCCGGTGGCTCGGCCGCCGCAGTGGCGGCTGGATGGGTGCCGTTTGCACTGGGCTCGGACACCAATGGCTCGATCCGCGTGCCGGCTGCCCTGTGCGGCGTGTACGGGTTGCGACCGACCCACGGCACGCTGCCGTTGCAGGGCGTGTTCCCGTTCGTGGATGCGCTGGATGTGGTGGGCCCGTTCGCGACCTCGGTTGCCGACCTGCGCCGCGTCTACGAAGTGATGCACGGGCACCCGGTACCCGCTTGCAGCGTGGAGACGCTGCGCATCGCGCAATTGGGCGGCTGGTTCCAACGCAACCTCGATCCCGAGCTGGAGGCCGGCCTCGGCACGCTGCTCACTGCGATCGGCAGCACCACCATCATGGAGTTACCGGACGCCGAACGCGCGCGCGCCGCCGCGTTCGTGCTCACCGCCGCCGAGGGCGGGCACCGCCATCGCAACGCCCTCAGCACACAGGCCGCCCAATTCGACCCAGCCACCCGCGACCGCCTGTTGGCCGGCTTGCAATTGCCGGCCAGCGCGGTGGCCGATGCACAGCAGTTCGCGCACTGGTTCGCGCGGGCCATGCGCACGCTGTGGGACCGCGTGGATGTGTTGATCGCGCCGGCCACACCTGGCGTGGCGCCGCGCATCGACCAAGAGAGCATCATCATCGATGGCCTGCCGGTCTCGGCGCGCGCCAACCTGGGCATCTTCACCCAGCCGCTTGGGCTGGCCGCCTGCCCGGTGCTGGCCGCGCCGCTACCGCGCCCGGGTCGCTTGCCGCTGGGCGTGCAGCTGATTGCCGCGCCAGGCCGCGAAGACCGCCTGTTCGCTCTGGCCGCGCAACTCGAACGCGATGGGCTGCTCGCGTTCAGCGCACCGGCGGAGACACGCTGA
- a CDS encoding nucleoside hydrolase: MTHSHAAPSKRRVILEDDIDGFTPAQLLLLQSPEVEVLGISAVSGNIWRDEVIAHSCRLLELAGQPQILVHPGPVHPLLNSELATERWEALYGKLVWKGAWTKHWVDGDTVQSAPRYHAHDVVPDLPLGNPSVVRASDEPAALFMLRMVRQYPGEVSIIATGPLTNLALAQALDPAFATLARELVYMGGSLNPRQQRDSVSARQFAREFVNSPRREFNIRWDPEAASIVMRAPWRKITMVPVDPSTATELTPELLARMSAADTPIGHALRRRETGFPMWDELATAVWLRPELATHTETLYIDTNTAFDAGYGDILSWAPGYQPGLGEQAQTVVHAVNVQAFEQLLVDHLTAPQSPAVGLPLSLLPSGEVARRADEGTSPDKDAAPVE, translated from the coding sequence ATGACCCACTCGCACGCCGCCCCATCCAAACGCCGCGTCATCCTCGAAGACGACATCGACGGCTTCACGCCCGCGCAGTTGCTGTTGCTGCAGTCGCCGGAGGTCGAGGTGCTCGGCATCAGCGCGGTCAGCGGCAACATCTGGCGCGATGAGGTGATCGCACACAGCTGCCGCCTGCTGGAACTGGCCGGGCAGCCGCAGATTCTGGTGCATCCCGGCCCGGTGCACCCGCTGCTCAACAGCGAGCTGGCCACCGAACGGTGGGAAGCGCTGTACGGCAAGCTGGTGTGGAAAGGTGCATGGACCAAACACTGGGTGGATGGCGACACCGTGCAGAGTGCGCCGCGTTATCACGCGCACGACGTGGTGCCCGATCTGCCACTGGGCAACCCCAGCGTGGTGCGCGCATCCGACGAACCGGCGGCGCTGTTCATGCTGCGCATGGTGCGCCAGTACCCCGGCGAGGTGAGCATCATTGCCACTGGCCCATTGACCAACCTGGCCCTCGCGCAGGCCCTGGACCCGGCCTTCGCCACGCTGGCGCGCGAACTGGTCTACATGGGCGGCAGCCTCAATCCACGCCAGCAGCGCGACAGCGTGAGCGCGCGCCAATTCGCGCGCGAGTTCGTCAATTCGCCACGCCGCGAATTCAACATCCGCTGGGACCCGGAAGCCGCCAGCATCGTCATGCGCGCACCGTGGCGGAAGATCACCATGGTGCCGGTGGATCCCTCCACCGCCACCGAACTCACCCCGGAGCTATTGGCGCGCATGAGCGCGGCCGACACCCCCATCGGCCACGCATTGCGTCGCCGCGAAACCGGCTTTCCGATGTGGGACGAGCTGGCCACTGCGGTGTGGCTGCGCCCCGAGTTGGCGACGCACACCGAAACGCTCTACATCGACACCAACACCGCGTTCGACGCAGGCTATGGCGACATTTTGTCGTGGGCGCCGGGCTATCAGCCTGGACTGGGCGAACAGGCACAGACGGTGGTGCATGCTGTGAATGTGCAGGCGTTTGAGCAGCTATTGGTCGATCACCTCACTGCACCGCAATCACCAGCAGTCGGACTGCCGCTCTCCCTTCTCCCATCGGGAGAAGTTGCCCGAAGGGCGGATGAGGGTACGTCACCCGATAAAGACGCCGCGCCAGTTGAGTAG
- a CDS encoding adenosine deaminase family protein, giving the protein MPMLRRCLILTVCALLPALAQARQTPAPAQSREQQVAQLFRDTAGQSAQLRSWLQAMPKGGDLHNHLSGSVYAEDYLQWASEDGACVQLDDLSLRAPPCVAGQVPARGLSTRDVALYGRVVDALSMRNHLASPSQPTGHGQFFSTFGKFDAVVRARVADTVAAVLEQAARDRVPYVEIIANPPQMDDAAQRMQALPWHGTDDAANLRELQDALPPLVQAAQRNLADLDAQVRHVLQCDQAQPRAACQVQYRYVPYVLRVLPAPQVFGQMALAHALVAAGGSRAVAVNIVAPEDNPVAVADYARHMAMFRFFAQRYPGVPLSLHAGELTLGLVPPAQLRSHIRQAVDAGARRIGHGVDLPYEDDAQELLQRMRRDQVAVEINLTSNDVILGVTGAAHPLAMYLRAGVPVVLSTDDAGVSRADMTHEYQRAVQEQGIEYPTLKQLARNGLTYSFLPGASLWSANGKAAQACATALQRETDDAGCQAFRQSSEKARLQWQLETDLAQYERMLMEQRKVQTTPADA; this is encoded by the coding sequence ATGCCCATGCTGCGTCGTTGTCTGATCCTCACCGTGTGCGCGCTGCTGCCCGCACTTGCGCAGGCGCGCCAAACGCCTGCGCCCGCACAATCGCGCGAGCAGCAGGTTGCGCAGTTGTTTCGCGATACGGCCGGCCAATCGGCGCAACTGCGCAGTTGGTTGCAGGCCATGCCCAAAGGCGGCGACCTGCATAACCATCTCTCCGGCTCGGTGTATGCCGAGGACTACCTGCAGTGGGCCAGCGAAGACGGCGCCTGCGTGCAGCTGGACGACCTGAGCCTGCGCGCACCGCCGTGCGTGGCCGGCCAGGTGCCCGCACGCGGGCTGTCCACGCGCGATGTCGCGCTGTATGGCCGGGTGGTGGATGCCTTGTCGATGCGCAACCACCTGGCCAGCCCATCCCAACCCACCGGGCACGGGCAGTTCTTCAGCACCTTCGGCAAGTTCGATGCGGTGGTGCGCGCACGCGTGGCCGACACCGTGGCCGCCGTGCTGGAGCAGGCCGCGCGCGACCGCGTGCCGTACGTGGAAATCATCGCCAACCCACCACAGATGGACGACGCTGCGCAGCGCATGCAGGCGCTGCCCTGGCATGGCACCGACGATGCCGCAAACCTGCGCGAACTGCAGGACGCGCTGCCACCGCTGGTGCAGGCCGCACAGCGCAACCTTGCCGACCTCGACGCGCAGGTGCGCCACGTCCTGCAGTGTGACCAGGCGCAGCCACGCGCGGCCTGCCAGGTGCAGTACCGCTATGTGCCGTATGTGTTGCGTGTGCTGCCTGCGCCGCAGGTGTTCGGGCAGATGGCGCTCGCCCATGCGCTCGTGGCCGCCGGCGGCAGCCGCGCGGTGGCGGTGAACATCGTCGCGCCCGAGGACAACCCGGTGGCAGTGGCCGATTACGCGCGCCACATGGCGATGTTCCGGTTCTTCGCACAGCGCTACCCCGGCGTGCCGTTGTCCTTGCATGCCGGCGAGCTGACCCTGGGCCTGGTGCCACCGGCGCAGCTGCGCTCGCATATCCGCCAGGCGGTGGATGCCGGTGCGCGGCGCATCGGTCATGGCGTGGATCTGCCTTACGAAGACGACGCGCAAGAGCTGCTGCAGCGCATGCGCCGCGACCAGGTAGCGGTGGAGATCAACCTCACCAGTAACGATGTGATCCTGGGCGTCACCGGGGCCGCGCATCCGTTGGCCATGTATCTGCGCGCGGGTGTGCCGGTGGTGCTCTCCACCGACGATGCCGGCGTGTCGCGCGCGGACATGACCCACGAATATCAACGCGCCGTGCAGGAGCAGGGCATCGAGTACCCCACGCTCAAGCAACTCGCCCGCAACGGGCTGACGTACAGCTTCCTGCCGGGCGCGAGCCTGTGGAGCGCCAACGGTAAAGCTGCGCAGGCCTGCGCCACTGCATTACAGCGCGAAACCGATGATGCTGGGTGCCAAGCATTTCGCCAGAGCAGCGAGAAGGCACGGCTGCAATGGCAGCTTGAAACCGATCTGGCGCAGTACGAGCGCATGCTGATGGAGCAGCGCAAAGTGCAGACAACACCAGCTGACGCATAA
- a CDS encoding NCS2 family permease produces MRWPNFALAANGSNVRTELLAGATTFLTMAYIVFVNPDILATTGMDHGAVFVATCLAAAFGSAVMGLLANYPIGMAPGMGLNAFFAFSVVGTLGYSWQQTLGLVFVSGCVFLLLTLTGARRWLVDGIPTTLRSAIAAGIGLFLAVIGLQKAGLVVAHPQTLITLGDLHRPEPLLALAGLLLIGVLELRRVRGAMLLGILAVTAAALALGLVQYRGVIALPPSLAPTLLKLDIAGALQGHAGEGALTAVLHVVLVFVLVEMFDATGTLMGVAQRAGLLRTTAQRRQFDRALLADSSAILAGSLLGTSSTTAYVESAAGVQVGGRTGLTALVVAALFLLALLFSPLAAMVPAYATAPALLYLAAVMLRECAHLQWDDVGEALPAAMCMLAMPFTYSIANGLALGFITYAVLRLGSGRWREVHPATWAIAGLFVLRYALE; encoded by the coding sequence ATGCGCTGGCCCAACTTTGCGCTTGCCGCCAACGGCAGCAACGTGCGCACCGAGCTGCTGGCCGGCGCCACCACCTTCCTCACGATGGCCTACATCGTGTTCGTCAACCCGGACATCCTGGCCACTACCGGCATGGATCACGGCGCGGTGTTTGTGGCCACCTGCCTGGCCGCGGCATTCGGCTCGGCGGTGATGGGCCTGCTGGCCAATTACCCGATCGGCATGGCGCCCGGCATGGGCTTGAACGCCTTCTTCGCCTTCAGCGTGGTGGGCACCCTGGGCTACAGCTGGCAACAGACGCTGGGCCTGGTGTTCGTGTCCGGCTGCGTGTTCCTGCTGCTCACCCTCACCGGCGCGCGCCGGTGGCTGGTGGACGGCATCCCCACCACGTTACGCAGCGCAATCGCCGCCGGTATCGGCCTGTTCCTGGCGGTGATCGGCCTGCAGAAAGCCGGGCTGGTGGTGGCCCACCCGCAGACCTTGATCACCCTGGGCGACCTGCACCGGCCCGAGCCCTTGCTGGCGTTGGCCGGGTTGCTGCTGATCGGCGTGCTGGAGCTGCGGCGCGTGCGCGGGGCGATGCTGCTCGGCATCCTGGCGGTCACCGCTGCGGCACTCGCACTCGGGCTGGTGCAGTACCGGGGCGTGATCGCGCTGCCGCCGAGTCTGGCACCCACCTTGCTGAAACTGGATATTGCCGGTGCCCTGCAGGGCCACGCTGGCGAAGGCGCATTGACCGCGGTACTGCACGTGGTGCTGGTGTTCGTGCTGGTGGAGATGTTCGATGCCACCGGCACCTTGATGGGGGTGGCGCAGCGCGCCGGCTTGCTGCGCACCACAGCCCAGCGCCGCCAGTTCGACCGCGCTCTGCTCGCCGACAGCAGCGCCATCCTGGCCGGCTCGCTGCTTGGCACCTCCAGCACCACGGCCTATGTGGAAAGCGCCGCTGGCGTGCAGGTGGGTGGGCGCACCGGGCTGACCGCGCTGGTGGTGGCCGCGCTGTTCCTGCTGGCCCTGCTGTTCTCGCCGCTGGCAGCCATGGTGCCGGCCTACGCCACCGCACCGGCGTTGCTGTATCTGGCGGCAGTGATGCTGCGCGAGTGCGCGCATCTGCAGTGGGACGATGTCGGCGAAGCGTTGCCGGCCGCCATGTGCATGCTGGCGATGCCCTTCACCTATTCGATCGCCAATGGGTTGGCGTTGGGCTTCATCACCTATGCGGTGCTCCGGCTAGGCAGCGGGCGTTGGCGTGAGGTGCATCCAGCCACCTGGGCCATCGCCGGCCTGTTCGTGCTGCGCTATGCGCTGGAGTGA
- a CDS encoding PDR/VanB family oxidoreductase has protein sequence MSLHEVRVAEVVDQGHRQRAIRLEPIGAELPAFEAGAHVDLHLPDGLIRQYSIASAPHARDHYLLCVKLADASRGGSRHLCEQLAAGDRLQISTPRNLFPLHPGERHVLLAAGIGITPLLSMVEALEARGEAFVLHYYARRQADVAFGQRLQQGFQHGQVQVHLSDGGESPRVHIPTELRKAHARDQLYLCGPAAFMDHFSALALAQGWAPAQLHREHFAAVAPAVPHAADDAFEVELAASGRVVQVAAECSIASALMAAGVEVPLSCEQGMCGACLTGVLDGVPDHRDSVLSDSEHAQNTQITLCCSRSRTPRLVLEL, from the coding sequence ATGAGCCTGCATGAGGTGCGTGTGGCGGAAGTCGTCGACCAGGGACATCGCCAGCGGGCGATCCGGTTGGAGCCGATCGGCGCGGAGTTGCCGGCCTTTGAAGCCGGCGCGCATGTGGACCTGCACCTGCCCGATGGTTTGATCCGCCAGTACTCCATCGCCAGCGCGCCGCATGCGCGCGACCATTACCTGTTGTGCGTGAAGCTGGCCGACGCCTCGCGCGGCGGCTCGCGGCATCTGTGCGAACAACTCGCGGCCGGCGACCGGCTGCAGATCTCCACGCCGCGCAACCTGTTCCCGTTACACCCGGGCGAACGCCATGTGCTGCTGGCGGCCGGGATCGGCATCACTCCGCTGCTGTCGATGGTCGAGGCGCTGGAAGCGCGCGGCGAGGCCTTCGTGCTGCACTACTACGCACGCCGGCAGGCGGATGTGGCCTTCGGGCAGCGCCTGCAGCAGGGCTTCCAGCACGGCCAGGTGCAGGTGCACCTGAGCGATGGGGGCGAGAGCCCGCGTGTGCACATCCCCACCGAACTGCGCAAGGCACACGCGCGCGACCAGCTGTATCTGTGCGGGCCGGCCGCGTTCATGGATCACTTCAGCGCGCTGGCCCTGGCGCAGGGCTGGGCGCCGGCGCAGCTGCATCGCGAACACTTCGCCGCGGTCGCGCCGGCCGTGCCGCACGCCGCCGACGACGCCTTCGAAGTTGAGCTGGCCGCCAGCGGGCGCGTGGTGCAGGTGGCGGCCGAGTGCAGTATCGCCAGTGCGCTGATGGCCGCAGGCGTGGAGGTGCCGCTGTCGTGCGAGCAAGGCATGTGCGGGGCCTGCCTGACCGGCGTGCTCGATGGCGTGCCCGATCACCGCGACAGCGTGCTCAGCGACAGCGAACACGCGCAGAACACGCAGATCACCCTGTGCTGTTCGCGCAGCCGCACGCCACGGCTGGTGCTGGAACTTTGA